From Roseibium alexandrii DFL-11, the proteins below share one genomic window:
- a CDS encoding GtrA family protein, with the protein MITDRKRQTLKTEANAAGKFAVVGVVATLTHAAVAGFLLESGLLPPMLANFAGFLVAFGVSFSGHFYWSFSHLRQEKTALKAMLRFLLIAASGFALNSSVLALWLNLTPWPDLLGLMFSIAIVPSLTFIGTRFWAFSHPEVDP; encoded by the coding sequence ATGATCACTGACCGCAAACGTCAAACACTGAAAACGGAAGCCAATGCTGCCGGGAAATTTGCGGTGGTCGGCGTTGTTGCAACGCTCACCCATGCCGCAGTGGCCGGCTTTCTCCTGGAAAGCGGGCTGCTTCCGCCAATGCTGGCAAATTTCGCCGGCTTTCTGGTTGCGTTTGGCGTTTCCTTTTCAGGCCACTTTTACTGGAGCTTCTCGCATCTCCGCCAAGAAAAGACCGCATTGAAGGCAATGCTGAGATTCTTATTGATCGCGGCATCAGGCTTTGCGCTCAACTCAAGCGTATTGGCTCTGTGGCTGAACCTTACGCCATGGCCGGATCTGCTCGGTTTGATGTTTTCAATCGCAATTGTTCCATCCCTTACATTTATTGGCACCCGCTTCTGGGCTTTTTCGCACCCCGAAGTTGATCCGTGA